A portion of the Magnolia sinica isolate HGM2019 chromosome 17, MsV1, whole genome shotgun sequence genome contains these proteins:
- the LOC131231701 gene encoding glucan endo-1,3-beta-glucosidase isoform X3: MAKTVSSATVAVTTMANISFIVTTISLIGAVQGMGLGINYGTVANNLPPPARVAQFLLQSTSIDRIKLFDANPTILQAFADTGIAVTVTVANDQIPQLTNLEFANQWLRSNILPYTPTTNIIRILVGNEVVSTADKSLIAGLVPAMQNLHTALVAESLDNQIKVSTPHSLGILSTSYPPSNGQFRRRYDIAIFEPLLGFLNATGSPFMINPYPFFGLKRDVLDYALFRPNPGVYDQNTRLTYSNMLDGQLDAIFTAMKRLGFADVEIVIAETGWPSEGEPGQIGVSVESAADYNRNLIQHVNSGLGTPLMPNRTFETYIFALFNENLKPGPTIERNFGLFRPDMTPVYDVGIQKPVRRRPTRSNPTPVVGPVNPTPINGQQWLWRLRVRLLKTTVRM; encoded by the exons ATGGCAAAAACCGTCTCCTCCGCCACCGTAGCTGTTACAACCATGGCTAATATCTCTTTCATCGTTACCACCATCTCCCTCATTGGAG CCGTTCAAGGAATGGGCCTAGGCATCAACTACGGCACTGTAGCCAACAACCTTCCCCCACCAGCTCGAGTCGCTCAATTCCTCCTCCAAAGCACTTCAATCGACCGCATCAAGCTCTTCGACGCAAACCCAACCATCTTACAAGCCTTCGCCGACACCGGCATCGCAGTAACTGTAACAGTAGCCAACGATCAGATCCCTCAACTCACCAACCTTGAATTCGCAAATCAATGGCTAAGATCGAACATCCTCCCTTACACTCCCACCACTAACATCATCCGCATCTTAGTCGGCAACGAAGTCGTATCAACGGCTGACAAGTCCCTAATCGCAGGCCTCGTCCCTGCAATGCAAAATCTCCACACAGCACTCGTGGCAGAGTCTCTCGACAATCAGATCAAGGTGTCCACACCACACTCCTTAGGCATCTTATCCACCTCCTACCCACCGTCCAACGGGCAATTCAGACGACGGTATGATATCGCCATTTTCGAGCCGTTGCTAGGGTTCTTGAATGCTACTGGATCACCGTTCATGATCAATCCATACCCGTTCTTCGGACTCAAGCGCGACGTTTTGGATTACGCGCTATTCCGACCTAACCCGGGCGTGTATGATCAGAACACACGGCTCACGTATTCTAACATGttagatggacagttggatgcgATTTTCACAGCGATGAAACGGCTGGGATTTGCTGATGTGGAGATTGTTATTGCTGAAACGGGATGGCCATCAGAAGGTGAACCGGGCCAGATCGGTGTGAGTGTGGAAAGTGCTGCGGATTACAATCGGAATCTCATACAGCATGTGAATTCAGGGCTCGGGACGCCGTTGATGCCTAATCGGACGTTTGAAACGTATATATTCGCGCTTTTCAATGAGAATCTTAAGCCCGGGCCGACGATCGAGAGGAATTTCGGGCTGTTCCGGCCGGATATGACGCCGGTGTATGACGTCGGCATCCAAAAGCCTGTG CGTAGGAGACCGACGCGTAGTAATCCGACCCCGGTGGTGGGCCCCGTGAATCCAACGCCAATCAACGGACAGCAATG GTTATGGAGACTGCGAGTACGGCTCTTGAAAACAACGGTCAGGATGTAA
- the LOC131231701 gene encoding glucan endo-1,3-beta-glucosidase isoform X2, producing MAKTVSSATVAVTTMANISFIVTTISLIGAVQGMGLGINYGTVANNLPPPARVAQFLLQSTSIDRIKLFDANPTILQAFADTGIAVTVTVANDQIPQLTNLEFANQWLRSNILPYTPTTNIIRILVGNEVVSTADKSLIAGLVPAMQNLHTALVAESLDNQIKVSTPHSLGILSTSYPPSNGQFRRRYDIAIFEPLLGFLNATGSPFMINPYPFFGLKRDVLDYALFRPNPGVYDQNTRLTYSNMLDGQLDAIFTAMKRLGFADVEIVIAETGWPSEGEPGQIGVSVESAADYNRNLIQHVNSGLGTPLMPNRTFETYIFALFNENLKPGPTIERNFGLFRPDMTPVYDVGIQKPVVMETASTALENNGQDVKDGRAERSCGAAMRIMLMLHFTMVCISSLM from the exons ATGGCAAAAACCGTCTCCTCCGCCACCGTAGCTGTTACAACCATGGCTAATATCTCTTTCATCGTTACCACCATCTCCCTCATTGGAG CCGTTCAAGGAATGGGCCTAGGCATCAACTACGGCACTGTAGCCAACAACCTTCCCCCACCAGCTCGAGTCGCTCAATTCCTCCTCCAAAGCACTTCAATCGACCGCATCAAGCTCTTCGACGCAAACCCAACCATCTTACAAGCCTTCGCCGACACCGGCATCGCAGTAACTGTAACAGTAGCCAACGATCAGATCCCTCAACTCACCAACCTTGAATTCGCAAATCAATGGCTAAGATCGAACATCCTCCCTTACACTCCCACCACTAACATCATCCGCATCTTAGTCGGCAACGAAGTCGTATCAACGGCTGACAAGTCCCTAATCGCAGGCCTCGTCCCTGCAATGCAAAATCTCCACACAGCACTCGTGGCAGAGTCTCTCGACAATCAGATCAAGGTGTCCACACCACACTCCTTAGGCATCTTATCCACCTCCTACCCACCGTCCAACGGGCAATTCAGACGACGGTATGATATCGCCATTTTCGAGCCGTTGCTAGGGTTCTTGAATGCTACTGGATCACCGTTCATGATCAATCCATACCCGTTCTTCGGACTCAAGCGCGACGTTTTGGATTACGCGCTATTCCGACCTAACCCGGGCGTGTATGATCAGAACACACGGCTCACGTATTCTAACATGttagatggacagttggatgcgATTTTCACAGCGATGAAACGGCTGGGATTTGCTGATGTGGAGATTGTTATTGCTGAAACGGGATGGCCATCAGAAGGTGAACCGGGCCAGATCGGTGTGAGTGTGGAAAGTGCTGCGGATTACAATCGGAATCTCATACAGCATGTGAATTCAGGGCTCGGGACGCCGTTGATGCCTAATCGGACGTTTGAAACGTATATATTCGCGCTTTTCAATGAGAATCTTAAGCCCGGGCCGACGATCGAGAGGAATTTCGGGCTGTTCCGGCCGGATATGACGCCGGTGTATGACGTCGGCATCCAAAAGCCTGTG GTTATGGAGACTGCGAGTACGGCTCTTGAAAACAACGGTCAGGATGTAAAGGACGGCAGAGCTGAACGATCATGTGGTGCTGCGATGAGAATAATGCTCATGTTGCATTTCACAATGGTTTGTATAAGCTCTTTGATGTAA
- the LOC131231701 gene encoding glucan endo-1,3-beta-glucosidase isoform X1 → MAKTVSSATVAVTTMANISFIVTTISLIGAVQGMGLGINYGTVANNLPPPARVAQFLLQSTSIDRIKLFDANPTILQAFADTGIAVTVTVANDQIPQLTNLEFANQWLRSNILPYTPTTNIIRILVGNEVVSTADKSLIAGLVPAMQNLHTALVAESLDNQIKVSTPHSLGILSTSYPPSNGQFRRRYDIAIFEPLLGFLNATGSPFMINPYPFFGLKRDVLDYALFRPNPGVYDQNTRLTYSNMLDGQLDAIFTAMKRLGFADVEIVIAETGWPSEGEPGQIGVSVESAADYNRNLIQHVNSGLGTPLMPNRTFETYIFALFNENLKPGPTIERNFGLFRPDMTPVYDVGIQKPVRRRPTRSNPTPVVGPVNPTPINGQQWCVPKPGAQQKTLQANIDYICGQGIDCGPIQAGGPCFLPNTVRAHASYAMNAYYQVAGRHPFDCDFKQTGMITAVDPSYGDCEYGS, encoded by the exons ATGGCAAAAACCGTCTCCTCCGCCACCGTAGCTGTTACAACCATGGCTAATATCTCTTTCATCGTTACCACCATCTCCCTCATTGGAG CCGTTCAAGGAATGGGCCTAGGCATCAACTACGGCACTGTAGCCAACAACCTTCCCCCACCAGCTCGAGTCGCTCAATTCCTCCTCCAAAGCACTTCAATCGACCGCATCAAGCTCTTCGACGCAAACCCAACCATCTTACAAGCCTTCGCCGACACCGGCATCGCAGTAACTGTAACAGTAGCCAACGATCAGATCCCTCAACTCACCAACCTTGAATTCGCAAATCAATGGCTAAGATCGAACATCCTCCCTTACACTCCCACCACTAACATCATCCGCATCTTAGTCGGCAACGAAGTCGTATCAACGGCTGACAAGTCCCTAATCGCAGGCCTCGTCCCTGCAATGCAAAATCTCCACACAGCACTCGTGGCAGAGTCTCTCGACAATCAGATCAAGGTGTCCACACCACACTCCTTAGGCATCTTATCCACCTCCTACCCACCGTCCAACGGGCAATTCAGACGACGGTATGATATCGCCATTTTCGAGCCGTTGCTAGGGTTCTTGAATGCTACTGGATCACCGTTCATGATCAATCCATACCCGTTCTTCGGACTCAAGCGCGACGTTTTGGATTACGCGCTATTCCGACCTAACCCGGGCGTGTATGATCAGAACACACGGCTCACGTATTCTAACATGttagatggacagttggatgcgATTTTCACAGCGATGAAACGGCTGGGATTTGCTGATGTGGAGATTGTTATTGCTGAAACGGGATGGCCATCAGAAGGTGAACCGGGCCAGATCGGTGTGAGTGTGGAAAGTGCTGCGGATTACAATCGGAATCTCATACAGCATGTGAATTCAGGGCTCGGGACGCCGTTGATGCCTAATCGGACGTTTGAAACGTATATATTCGCGCTTTTCAATGAGAATCTTAAGCCCGGGCCGACGATCGAGAGGAATTTCGGGCTGTTCCGGCCGGATATGACGCCGGTGTATGACGTCGGCATCCAAAAGCCTGTG CGTAGGAGACCGACGCGTAGTAATCCGACCCCGGTGGTGGGCCCCGTGAATCCAACGCCAATCAACGGACAGCAATGGTGCGTACCGAAACCAGGCGCCCAACAGAAGACACTGCAGGCGAACATTGATTACATATGCGGTCAGGGCATTGACTGTGGGCCCATCCAAGCCGGTGGGCCATGCTTCTTGCCGAACACTGTCCGGGCCCACGCGTCCTACGCCATGAATGCTTACTACCAGGTGGCTGGACGGCATCCGTTCGACTGCGACTTTAAGCAGACTGGGATGATCACTGCCGTTGATCCAA GTTATGGAGACTGCGAGTACGGCTCTTGA